Proteins from one Danaus plexippus chromosome 2, MEX_DaPlex, whole genome shotgun sequence genomic window:
- the LOC116779770 gene encoding uncharacterized protein LOC116779770, giving the protein MECLYIFALIFVIGQVESRKINLPSKVFYKSTDAEDLFIEYVHKYNKRYNEDEYDRRFQIFKENLENINELNRKSNLTVYGINHLTDLKYEEVASTYTGMGSHIDVTSLKKYEPKGFAPASLDYRSYGWVTEIKDQRHCNTCYIFSAIGAIEGQHAKLHGNLVSLSEQQELDCESGDGCKTGGFPHEAMNVLAQQGGSMSEEKYPYEEGKGQCRTDKSKIVVKVTGGSQLTVSSEDDLKDALANNGPLSIALFICREFQHYTGGIFVHNCQGDDGHAVVLVGYDSADGQEYWIIKNSWATVWGEQGYMRMKLGSSLCQIGYYIALASVA; this is encoded by the exons ATGGAGTGTCTCTATATTTTCGCTTTGATATTCGTCATCGGACAAGTCGAGAGCAGGAAAATAAATCTCCCGtcgaaagtattttataaaagtactgACGCAGAGGATCTTTTCATAGAATATGtccacaaatataataaacgttaCAACGAGGATGAATATGATAGACGTTTTCagattttcaaagaaaatttagAGAATATCAATGAACTCAATAGAAAAAGTAATTTGACTGTTTACGGGATTAATCATTTGACCGATCTTAAATATGAAGAAGTTGCAAGTACATATACGGGAATGGGTTCACATATTGATGTCACAAGTTTGAAGAAATACGAGCCAAAAGGATTTGCACCAGCGAGCTTGGACTATCGTAGCTATGGTTGGGTGACTGAAATAAAAGATCAAAGACACTGTAATACATGTTACATTTTTAGCGCGATTG GCGCTATCGAAGGACAGCACGCAAAACTTCATGGAAACCTAGTTTCTTTATCAGAACAGCAAGAATTGGATTGTGAGAGCGGGGATGGTTGCAAGACGGGAGGGTTTCCTCATGAAGCTATGAA TGTTCTCGCTCAGCAAGGAGGCTCTATGTCTGAAGAAAAGTATCCGTATGAGGAAGGAAAGGGACAGTGCCGTACTGATAAATCCAAGATTGTTGTTAAAGTTACCGGAGGATCTCAGTTGACAGTTTCCAGCGAAGATGACTTAAAAGACGCTTTGGCAAACAACGGCCCACTGTCCATCG ctttatttatttgtcggGAATTCCAACATTATACTGGAGGCATATTTGTTCACAACTGCCAGGGAGATGACGGGCATGCTGTGGTACTTGTAGGCTACGATTCAG cTGATGGCCAGGAATACTGGATCATCAAGAACTCGTGGGCCACGGTCTGGGGAGAGCAAGGATATATGCGAATGAAGTTAGGATCATCCCTTTGCCAAATAGGATATTATATCGCTCTGGCTTCAGTAGCATAG
- the LOC116779861 gene encoding uncharacterized protein LOC116779861, with product MKLLFFVLIFVIGYVVGSDLDLPPKIFYDLNGSEDLFQKYVIEYDKHYNEEEYWAHYEIFKDNLEKINELNKNSNSTVYDINQFTDLKFEEVANTYMGMSLKIDVTNVKTYEPKGFAPASLDYRRKGWVTPIKDQGHCNTCYIFSAVGAIEGWLARRTGRLISLSEQEALDCDIYEDGCKTGGIPVNAMNVISQQGGCMTEVDYPYEQKKGQCRTKSSKIVAKISGGLQIDVKNENDLKDALANYGPLSIGLIVGEGFCHYKGDIFRGSCEGNGKHAVLLVGYDSVRGEEFWIIKNSWSERWGERGYMRMKMGAKLCGIGNYVAAAV from the exons ATGAAGCTCTTGTTTTTCGTCTTAATATTTGTCATTGGATACGTCGTGGGTTCTGATTTGGATCTGCCaccgaaaatattttacgatttAAACGGCTCAGAGGACCTTTTCCAGAAATATGTGATTGAATATGACAAACACTATAACGAAGAAGAATATTGGGCGCATTATGAGATATTCAAggataatttagaaaaaattaatgaactcAACAAAAATAGTAATTCAACTGTATATGACATCAATCAATTTACCGATCTCAAGTTCGAAGAAGTTGCTAATACTTACATGGGAATGAGTTTAAAAATTGACGTCACGAATGTGAAAACTTACGAGCCTAAAGGTTTTGCTCCAGCTAGTTTAGACTACCGTAGAAAAGGTTGGGTTACTCCTATAAAAGATCAAGGTCACTGTAATACGTGTTATATTTTCAGCGCAGTTG gTGCCATCGAAGGCTGGCTGGCCAGGCGCACTGGAAGACTGATTTCTTTATCAGAACAAGAAGCATTAGATTGTGATATCTATGAAGATGGTTGTAAAACAGGTGGCATTCCGGTGAATGCCATGAA tgTAATTAGTCAACAAGGAGGATGTATGACAGAAGTAGACTATccatatgaacaaaaaaaggGTCAATGCCGTACTAAAAGCTCAAAGATTGTAGCCAAAATTTCTGGAGGATTACAAATCGATGTAAAAAacgaaaatgatttaaaagacGCGTTGGCCAATTATGGCCCATTGTCTATTG GACTAATTGTTGGTGAAGGCTTTTGTCATTATAAGGGAGATATATTCAGAGGCAGCTGTGAAGGAAATGGGAAGCATGCTGTGTTGCTTGTAGGTTACGACTCAG TTCGTGGTGAGGAATTTTGGATCATAAAGAATTCGTGGTCCGAACGCTGGGGAGAGAGAGGCTACATGCGTATGAAGATGGGAGCCAAGCTTTGTGGTATTGGAAACTATGTTGCTGCAGCtgtataa